Genomic segment of Thamnophis elegans isolate rThaEle1 chromosome 17, rThaEle1.pri, whole genome shotgun sequence:
tggcagcccctcaaatactggaatcctgctatcatgtcccccctagtccttcctgGCCAGACCcgaatcctgcaactgttcttcgtatgttttagtctccaggcctttaatcctcttagttgctcttctctgaactttttccaaagtctcaacatctttttctaaggtggggaccaaaactgaatgcagcattccaggtgtggcctcattaaggctttataaagtgataaTAATACTTCGTGTtattttgattctgtgcctctgtttatgcaacccagGATTGCATTACCTTTCTTGGCGGCtgctgctgtaaagcactggctcatatttaagtgatcctCCACCGGGACTCCAAGGTgactcacagttactgttttttagCCAGGATTTGCCTAATCTCTACTCTAAAATCCCTTTGGGTTTTTTCCGGCCAAGATTCACAGAAAACCACATTGCCCGAAAACCATACAGACCCAAAGAGGCTGAATTCGCACGACATAATCAATCTTGGAGACAACTTTAATGCCTCTTCTAATTTACCAAACCCCTAAGAATATCCGTCCCCATTAATCCTGTCCAGCTGCCAAGACAAAGGCTGGAATTTTGCCATAAAGAccataaaccagtgtttctcaaccttagcaacttgaagatgtccggacttcaactcccagaattccccagccagcattcgctggctggggaattctgggagttgaagtccggacatcttcaagttgccaaggttgagaaacactgccataaacTCAtcattttgtggggggggggctcatcACTCAGTTCCCATGGAAACTGGATCAGTTCAAAACTCTGGTGCCCCGACAGCTGTGGGGAAGATTCTCTGCCTTCACACAACCCCCTTGGCCCACCACTGACCCATTTGcttagctggggggggggcagaagacgGAGCCATAAGCTACTCAGAACTCCCTGGTTTTGCTAAGAAATCACAGagcacctggggggggggggaaccttttaGAGGTCGAGGGGCCAAACTGCGACcccaaacccacttatttatcgccAAGTGCCAACCCGGccatttaacctgaataatgaggttttattCCCTAAAATAATAAACAAGGCATAACTAATTGTTCTAAGGAAAATGTGATCATTCCACTTTTATGCCCCTTCATTCCCCCCATTTGAATTATTACGTttggcaacaataaaaaagaaaaacttttgtaatatcattttttccccttctctctttccccctcctttgtCTCTTTCATTCATCTCcgtttctctgtgtttctctttccctccttctctctttccctcatctccccctctctctgtttctgtgtgtctcactctttccctccctctttgtctctttctctttccccatctttccctcctcctttttccctccctctctttctctctcttcccccttctctttccctgcctctctctctctctatctccccccatttttctgtgtatttctccttctttacctccctccctctttctctctgactctttccctcctttctctctttccctgcctctctcgctttcccttcctccctctctttccctcatctcttcctctctgtttctgtgtttctctctctttccttccctctttctgtctctctctctttctccttctcttcccctcccccttttccttcctccctctttctgtgtctctctcctcccccctttctctcactttccctgcctctctctcttccccttcttctctctctctttcccttcctctctctctttctttttagtcccacattttttttgtaagaaatGCAATAGAGCTGGGCCGACAGTGCTCCTGCCCACAGaatgggctctgcatgccacctctggcacccgtgccatagggtCATAAGGGGGAAAAATACCCCTAACCCAATTAGTCTGTTATGTGATGCTGTGTGGACAGGCCACCACCCCCCCAAGCTCCCAATTCTCATTCCTTACAGCTCACCCTTGTTTTAAACTGAAGCCATCCGTGAAAAGAATTTAAATCCGTTTTGTTTTTACAGCCGGACCTGCTGACCTCAAACAAGGTGGCTTTTGTCCATTAAATGTGAAGGACATAATCAGATTTTGGCATTGGCTCTCACCTCCTGCTGAGCCCTCGGAGGGAGTTCACAGTTCTGGATCTCTTTGTACACCTTCCGGTTGCCAACGGCCTTCTTGCAGTCGGTTTTTGCCAACTTCATCGTCAGATAATATTTCGCCCCTGCGACCACCTGGATTTAAATGAAGGAAAACCAGTAATGTGACCTTAAAGTGAATTACAGGGGGGGAAACCCAGAACAGGCTCAGCAGCATAGATTGTAACCCGAGAAGTAGTCTATAGCTAGAGAGGaacaacaacagaataataatagaataacagacttggaaggtaccttggaggtcatctggcccagccccctgcttaaacaggagaccctcctctcctcctctccagaataatagaattggaagggaccttggaggtcttctagtccagccagttgctcaaacaggagaccctcctctcctcctctacagaataatagaattggaagggaccttggaggtcatctagtccaatttagcacggttgttaagtgaatccggcttcctccactgactttgcttgtccgaaagtcgcaaaaggggggaaatcacatgaccccgggacaggcaaccgtcataaatacgagtcagttgtcaagtgtctgaatttcgatcacgtgatcccggggaggctgcaaaggtcgtaagtgtggaaccGCCCCCCAAATTCCCTTCCATTGGTTCTACAGCACCAATTCCCTTCCACTATACCTACAGCCCCCCAATTCTTTCCCATTGGACCTATAGTCCTCCAATTCTTTCCCATTGGACCTACAGCCCCCCAATTCCTTTCCACTGTACCTACAGCCCCCCAATTATTTCCCATTGGACCTAAGTCCCCCAATTCCCTTCCATTGGACTTAAGACCCCCAATTCTTTCCCATTGGACCTACAGCCCCCCAATTCCCTTCCATTGGACCTACAGCCCCCCAATTCCCTTCCACTGTACCTACAAGCCCCCCAATTCTTTCCCATTTTACCGACAGCAACCAATTCCCTTCCACTGTacctacatccccccccccaattctttccCATTGGACCTACAgcccccaaattttttcccattggACCTACAGcccccaaattctttcccattggACCTACAGCCCCCAAATTCTTTTCCATTGGACCTACAGCCCCCCATTCTTTCCCATTGGACCTACAGCCCCCCATTCTTTCCCATTGGACCTACAGCCCCCCAATTCCCTTCCACTGTACCTACAAGCCCCCCAATTCTTTCCCATTTTAACGACAGCAACCAATTCCCTTCCACTGTACCTACAGCCCCCAATTCTTTCCCATTCAACCTACAGGGTTGGCTATtccaaaaaaaaccaaggaagcttttcctcccccctccattacccccccccccacacacctggGACTGCGCGTCCTCCAAGAGCAACTCCTTGAAATAGTTGCCGTTTGCGCTGCGCGCGTTGTATTCTTCCACGGCGAAGGCGGCGGCTTGCCGCACCTCCGGATCCGTGACGGATTTTGGGAAAAGACCCCCGGGAATCGTCGCCGGGACCCCCggtagcagcagcaggagggcGCAGAGCAGGCAGAGAGGAGCCGGGATCGACAGCTGGCCGTGCATCATGGGGCTGGGAGTCTCAGGAAAGGAAGCAGTGCGAGCAAGCCCAACCGTCGCTCTGGAGGGAAGTCCTTGCAGGCGCCCTAGATACGCTCCAGCTGGAGGTGGGACCGGGACCCGCCCACTTGCGCTGAGGCCGCGCCCCTTCCCGACAAGCCCCGCCCGGCGGCTGAGCCTTCTCCGCTGCCTCGGGGCCCGCCGAGGAGTTCGATCGGACtgtagctggaagggaccttggaggtcttctagtccacccccctgctcaaacaggagacccttatttccttctcctccattctccttcaGAATAGAatggggagggaccttggaggtcatctagtccaaccccctgctcaaacaggagacccttatttccttctcctccattctccttcaGAATAGAatggggagggaccttggaggtcatctagtccaaccccctgctcaaacaggagacccttatttccttctcctccgttctcCTTCAGAATAGAatggggagggaccttggaggtcatctagtccaaccccctgctcaaacaggagacccttatttccttctcctccattctccttcaGAATAGAatggggagggaccttggaggtcatctagtccaaccccctgctcaaacaggagacccttatttccttctcctccattctccttcaGAATAGAatggggagggaccttggaggtcatctagtccaaccccctgctcaaacaggagacccttatttccttctcctccattctccttcaGAATAGAatggggagggaccttggaggtcatctagtccaaccccctgctcaaacaggggacccttatttccttctcctccgttctcCTTCAGAATAGAatggggagggaccttggaggtcatctagtccagccccctgctcaaataaTAGACCCTGCCCTCCTTCTCttcagaataatagaatggggagggaccttggaggtcatctagcccaaccccctgctcaaacaggagacccttctcctccattctccttcaGAATAGAatggggagggaccttggaggcactgttccctctaaggtgcgcggccgcgcacatggcaagaaacccccgcgcagaggtttctaactcccgcgcagaggtttctttcaaagcaaacgtggggaagtcctttgcaggcggctagaactggctgcctgcaaaggacctccccaaacttgtttcagcggcagctctcagcctgagcggcagcgtcacgcaggctgtggaaggagcgggaggaggagggaaccaaagagaggcttttaccgagtctgcgccccacagccaggaccgtcctggcgcctcaagccgcgtttcttcctgcaaagcccttcgggcaacccgagagttccgcttgacgccagaagggctttgcaggaagaaacgcggcttgaggcgccaggacggtcctggctgtggggcgcagacgcagacccggtaaaagcctctctttggttccctcctctccctcctcctcctcctcctttctggacccccttcctcaaagatttggtaccaaagcaatggcggtgaggaagttgtgtcttttggattttgctgcactgttgtcttttcaatggttctcagactggttgaacctttagcagctggggtgatattctttactgttaaggttacaattggatgtgttggacgaatcttaaaagatgaaacttttattaaaacgtttgacttaactaaaaacgtcttcctttttcttcttcttcttaaatatgatttatttatttttacttcagaagtttgatgaccgttgtacaaactaatccaacctaaatgtagaggaggagaagaagggggggatttaaaaagagcagaggaaaaagaaaagaaagcatgaagaaaacataaagaaagggatgggagggagggaaggaaggaaggcactttatgttgaaacagaaaatattatataaggaagaaaatggaaataacttaggaaggaaggaaggaaggaaggaattgcacttaatattgaaggaaaagagaatgaaggaaaaagtattggaaggattgaaagaaggaaggaggaacaaagaattacacttaatattgaaatggaaaagaaaatataatgaatgaaagaagaagtataggaaggaaggaaggaaggaagaaagaaacaaagactgttgaaacagaaaagataatataaggaagaaaatggaaagacgtataggaaggaaggaaggaaaaaaggaaggcaatgttgaaatggaaaagaatataaggaagaaaatgggaaaaagtataggaagaaaggaagaaatgtacttaatattgaaacagacaagggaatgaaggaaaaaatattggaaggattgaaagaaggaaggaagaatggaaggaacaaagacaatgttgaaatggaaaagaatataaggaaaaaaatggaaaaatgttaggaaggaagaattacacttaatattgaaacaattgaatgtaatgaaggaaaaggaaacaggaataagggagggacggaggacttcagctcccaaggctgggaaaagaatccgcactagggacaatgcaagctatgcttcaccccgtcagcaatgttccctctaattttttttcagtgtgagcggaaaagtattctgggagttgaagtccacaaggcttaaggctgtcaggtttgaagatccctggggtttttttcctaaagggttaggggtgcaaaagggtcttgtaacttgacagctttaagacttgcacgcttcaatgccagagtttctgagccaacattttggttgctaagcaggaccgttgttaagtgatactgatattatataacacttttaattaagcgggtaccttgaataaacataactttgagtttcaaataatactgatttcgttgttgtcttaggtgacatctgtgaaaaaaattaaggtgctcaggcatgaaaatgtgccgctcaaac
This window contains:
- the LOC116519752 gene encoding cystatin-like, whose translation is MMHGQLSIPAPLCLLCALLLLLPGVPATIPGGLFPKSVTDPEVRQAAAFAVEEYNARSANGNYFKELLLEDAQSQVVAGAKYYLTMKLAKTDCKKAVGNRKVYKEIQNCELPPRAQQEEVTCHFEIWSRPWLKQIEMTKMRCN